A stretch of the Ascaphus truei isolate aAscTru1 chromosome 4, aAscTru1.hap1, whole genome shotgun sequence genome encodes the following:
- the LOC142492461 gene encoding taste receptor type 2 member 40-like, which translates to MYFYVIFVAVRMFLNFSSLWFATMLCVYYCIKITNYNHPLLIYVKVRINKIVPWLLLASLLTSLASSLPFCWYIMNGNNSTNSLLKNSTVQDIIVVQDHTNKDIVNGLGTSLPFTIFCVATFLLIKSLWMHTRQMRSSGMSIRSPSLDTHFRVVKSMVFFLFLKIICFSSMTVIFLRVLPFGSPWLVFLSILTSAYPFLHSAVLIFYNKKLKQALVDICHRAVKFTQKQRISAKSSTDFTTGTFTW; encoded by the coding sequence ATGTATTTTTATGTCATTTTTGTGGCTGTAAGAATGTTTCTGAACTTCTCCAGTCTCTGGTTTGCCACTATGCTATGTGTATACTACTGCATTAAAATCACAAACTACAACCATCCCTTATTGATCTATGTGAAAGTCCGGATCAACAAAATAGTTCCATGGTTACTTTTGGCATCTTTGCTAACTTCTCTGGCTTCCAGTCTCCCCTTTTGCTGGTATATTATGAATGGCAATAATTCAACAAACAGCCTCTTGAAAAACAGCACTGTGCAAGATATTATTGTGGTGCAAGATCATACCAACAAGGATATTGTGAACGGCTTAGGAACTTCGCTGCCATTCACCATATTTTGTGTTGCAACTTTCCTTTTAATTAAATCGCTTTGGATGCACACCAGACAGATGAGAAGCAGCGGCATGAGCATTAGAAGCCCCAGCTTGGACACTCACTTCAGAGTAGTAAAAAGTATGGTCTTCTTCCTTTTTCTAAAAATCATTTGTTTCAGTAGCATGACTGTGATATTTTTAAGGGTGCTGCCATTTGGAAGTCCTTGGTTGGTGTTCCTCTCTATTTTGACTTCTGCCTATCCGTTTCTGCACTCTGCGGTTCTGATCTTCTACAATAAGAAGCTCAAACAGGCACTTGTAGATATATGCCACAGAGCTGTGAAGTTTACTCAAAAACAGAGAATTTCTGCCAAATCCA